GCCGGCCGTGCCGAAGTTGATCCCCAATGCTTCAAAAATATCCAGGGTGGAATAGCGGTAACTGGCGAGGTAACTTGCTTTTCCCTTCTTTCTGGAGAAAGGACCTTCCGTCATGAGTTCGGCACCGTTGAATCCCACCTGGAAGGTATACTCCCGTTTGTCCGTATTGCCGCGGCGCATGGTCAGATCGAAAACGCTGGCTTGCGCAGTGCCGTATTCTGCTGGAAAAGCGCCGGTGAAAAAATCGGAGTTTGCCAGCAGGTTATTGTTCAGGATGCTGATGGGTCCGCCATTGGTTCCCTGGGATACAAAGTGGTTCGGACTGGGAATGTCCACCCCTTCGAAACGCCACAGAACACCTACGGGCGAATTGCCGCGGATGATGATGTCGTTACGTTGATCGGAAGCGGATCCGACCCCGGCGAAGTTGGCAGCCATGCGGGCAGGATCTCCCAGTGTGCCTGCATACCGGTTGGTTTCTTCCACGGTGAACTGGCGTGCACTTACCGTGGCCATTTCGTTTAGTGCCTGCTGCTTGCTTCGCTCTCCCTGGATGACCACCTCCTGGCCCTGGATCACCATTTCTTCCAGGGTCACGTTTACCACCAGTTGTTTTCCGCTTGTGAGAACCAGGTTCTGGTAGACCTCGGTTTTATATCCCAGGTAGCTGATCTGCAGACTTACCCTTCCGACAGCCACAT
This is a stretch of genomic DNA from Flavobacteriales bacterium. It encodes these proteins:
- a CDS encoding carboxypeptidase-like regulatory domain-containing protein; the protein is MTNASYLRIRSMNKNISILLLIALLMGGLAHGQDRQQTIHGRVTDRDTQYPLPGAAILLIGTDPPIGTVTDNDGYFELKDVAVGRVSLQISYLGYKTEVYQNLVLTSGKQLVVNVTLEEMVIQGQEVVIQGERSKQQALNEMATVSARQFTVEETNRYAGTLGDPARMAANFAGVGSASDQRNDIIIRGNSPVGVLWRFEGVDIPSPNHFVSQGTNGGPISILNNNLLANSDFFTGAFPAEYGTAQASVFDLTMRRGNTDKREYTFQVGFNGAELMTEGPFSRKKGKASYLASYRYSTLDIFEALGINFGTAG